From Cucumis melo cultivar AY chromosome 3, USDA_Cmelo_AY_1.0, whole genome shotgun sequence:
ATTCTGATTTCAATTTTGTTCTTTgagaattttcatttttttctcaactATGGCTTGGTATCTCATATAGGTTTCCTTGGGCTTGCATCCATGAAAAATTGGGACTTCATTTAATCCCTAAATTTCTTTATGTTTTATTCACTTTGACAGTCATTGAGGAGCTAAAAGCTACCGGAAAATTTGAATTGATGGACATGCATGTTGATGAAGCTGAACATAgcatggaaatgcacttgccaTATCTTGCCAAAGTATTTGAGgggtatatatgtatatattttttgatTGAACGAGGCATTATATAGCATTCTAGAAACCTACTTGTACTGATAACGAGGCACTCATGCAGGCATTCAGTGAAAGTTGTACCCATTTTAGTTGGTGCTGTTTCTGCAGAAAGTGAAGCCATGTATGGACGCCTGCTTGCCAAATATGTGGATGATCCAAAAAATTTCTTCTCTGTATCCTCAGATTTTTGTCATTGGGGGTCTCGGTATGTTCTAGTCACTATCTTATATAATGCATTGTTCATTTTGAGATCTATATGATATGTCCTATAATGTAGCCATAGATTTAGTGAGGTTTATCACTCTTTGGGCTCTCTGTTGATAGCTTATTAGTGATTTCTAGCAATCTTAGTTATTATAAAAAGGCCTGAGGTGCAAATTAGATTGCTTGAATGTGGGGTCATTTTTCTGCTCCTAGTTCTGGTTGTACAAACTAGCGATATCAACTGTCGTGGTTGATTAGAAGTCTCTTAAATGGCTAGGTTTGAATGGGCCTCAAAATTTAAGTAAAATTAAGTTGACAGTATATTAGTAATTACTAATTAGTCAGTCCTCTAGCTTTCTATTCATTGGGAAGAAAGTGATTCTTTTTCATTTCATCACTGCACTCATTGCCCTTATGTTGATGCCTGTTGGATGTATACGAAGTATTTAATTCATGAATCTCACAATAAATGGCTTTCAAAGTTATTCATCGTCATTCCTGTTCTGAATTTCGTCTGATGTGTGCTTTAGGTTCAACTACATGCACTACGACAAGAAACATGGGCCAATATACAAATCTATTGAAGCTTTGGACCATATGGGCATGGATAAAATAGAAACAGGAGATCCTGAAGCATTCAAAAAGTACCTGCAGGAGTATGACAACACCATTTGTGGTCGCCACCCTATTAGTGTATTTCTTCATGTAAGTGCCAGAAAACACTCTAAATCTAATGATAAAGAAAGGGAAAAGCtgaaaaagtaaaagaaaaataaaagaggaTAGTCCTTGAACAAAGAAATTACGCTCAAGGTTGGTTATTCCTTGAAAGGGTCCCTTCCTCATGATTAGAAGTATGTGCTGAAGTTCTCTTGGGCTTCTGCATAATATTGAATACATGTATGAAATTATCATCCATGCATTCTAGCTAGAATCTTGAACATCCTCTAATCTTGCTGAGGATTGTTGGACAGATGATATGGAGATTTGTTTGATTTATGCACGTTTGATCAActttaaaatatagaaaaaatccGGAAGTTGGAAGTGGTAAAGATGATCTTTGCCTAGGCTTTTGAAGTAACTTCGATGCAGTTTGACTCACAATTGTCAAAGTCCATGGCTTCTTTGCTTATTTACAAAAAGATGGGAgtataaaatttgaatgaaaatttGATTTTAGGGTGTTTATTGATCTGAGGTATTTTGTTTCCACACATAACATCTTGAAGTTGTGTATATTCCGATTCTCCTGGTCTCATTGGAGTTCATAATTTCCATTCTGCTGCATCCTCTGAATCTGATTACGAATTATTGGTTTTGTTTCACTAGATGTTGAAGCAAAGCTCCACAAAAATGAAGATAAAATTCCTTCGATATGAACAATCGAGTCAATGCAAAACGATGAGAGACAGCAGTGTAAGCTATGCATCAGCTGCAGCCAAGGTGGATGCTTGAAGCTGTGTGAATTATGGCAACGAGCTTCTTCATTGCCTTCGCCTTAACCTCTGATATGATGCATTTTACTTTGTTCTTAAATTATTTAGAAAGTCTTGTCCATCGTGTTACATATCAGTCATTCAGCAACCTTCATCGTTAGTGTGTTATTTAATTTTCGTTTCATATATTTATTCTTGGTCGGACTGACAATTCTCGAAGGGCTTCTGATGAAATTTCTTGTTTCTCCAtttcaaatgattttgttttttttgtttttaaattgtttaataatttctctttttaagtATTTAAGAATCATTTTGAATGGCTTGTTAAGATTGACAAGCAACGTCTGCCGGCGGTTGGGTGAAATAGTTATGTTTATTTCCATTCAAAATGCAAAATTTACTGTTCCAAGTTCCGTATAATTCTTAAATCAATACACATTTTTGAAACTTAATGTGACCAGGAGGGTAAAGTGAACTTATTAAAATTGGAACAAACATAGTCGTTTGGcaacattttagattttttttgttttcaatttaaaagagagtttttacttcttgttttttgtttttaagaaacatttctaagattaaactaatatttcgggggtaaaaaacaaaatcaagttTCCTTGTTGTGAGTTTCGGTTGTTGTTCCCACTCTTTCCATATCACAgttgaaatcttttttttttttttcatctacAATTGCACTACAAAAATAGGAAAATATCTTCTAAAActtcaattaaaattttagagCACAAGAAACCAAAAATGATTGTGGAACATTTTTTATAGCAAGAGAAGAAATAAGAAACAACGATCTCTTGGACTCGAAATTCTtaataagaaaattaatttcACAATTATCTAAAGAACCGCTTATGTTTCCGACAAAGTGATAACGTTCTTAAAAGTTTCTTACTTGAAACAAAAGAATCTAATATCTTGAACTCACATGGCAAACCCATGAAACGGAGAAATGTGGCACAAATTGTAAATGTAAATACCACTTTGCTGAATTTAACATTTTATTTGAAGACAACAATCTTCTcttcagaaagaagaaagaaatgttAATGAGGAAGagaaaggagaaggaagaaaaaaactGTGATATTTCAATATATCCATCATATGTATCAAACTAATTTTCTACTTTCTAATATTAACAAGAGGGCATTCAGTTCAATCGACCGTCACTATTATCCCGAGAAAAAAAAGTTTGCTGTGTACCTCAGCATCCGAAAAGAGAAATCTAGTAAACATGTCGAGATTCCCCGGTGTCAGCTCGGCTGGAAGATGAACTCAAGCACATTAAACTGTGGTAAAAGAATTGTGTAAGCTCCGAAAAATTTGCTGCATGTCCAGATAAACTACCGCCCTCAGTTATTACGGGTCTATTAAACCACGGAACACACCTTGTCTGAAAAAAAAAGCATCACCATCATTGGCATAAGTTTACATATCCATAAGCCAGAAACCAAAGTACCTCTTTGCAGTGATTTGGACAGTTAGTAATTCCACCTGGTGAAGTAAACTTCTTAAACGACTAGTACCTAAGGCTTATAACGTTTTATAGTTTTGTTTCTGTTCTTATAAACTTAGAGTTTCCTATTAATGTATTAGTTGATTTCATTTTAACTGTTccattaaaaaagaataatacaaATGCAAGCTAATGGCCGTATGATGTCTCGCATTAGTCATCCAACTCATTTGACAAGCCACAAACCTTTTCTTTACAGAAAGCTTAGATTTGGGGGAGAATGATGAGCAGGAAAAAGTATGCACAAAGCACCTTTGATCTGCTCCCATCAATTTTCCAAATCAAGAAATATGAGAAAAGACCAAGTACCACGATAATAGAATGGAGGCACATTCACCTTGTCTAATACTACTGCAGCACAGTCGATTATCATCTATATGAGTAGCCTGGAGACCAATCATCCATG
This genomic window contains:
- the LOC103488326 gene encoding uncharacterized protein LOC103488326, which translates into the protein MEKIRRASHAGSWYTDNSKKLAEELEGWLRASGLSKSPDVRGVIAPHAGYSYSGRAAAYAFGNIDPTNFSRIFLLGPSHHYYTTKCSLSTATVYQTPVGDLPIDLEVIEELKATGKFELMDMHVDEAEHSMEMHLPYLAKVFEGHSVKVVPILVGAVSAESEAMYGRLLAKYVDDPKNFFSVSSDFCHWGSRFNYMHYDKKHGPIYKSIEALDHMGMDKIETGDPEAFKKYLQEYDNTICGRHPISVFLHMLKQSSTKMKIKFLRYEQSSQCKTMRDSSVSYASAAAKVDA